The genomic region ATGTCGTCCCACGACTCGTCGCGCAGGTGGAACGGCTGAGAGTTCACGTCGATGGTCGCGATGTGCTTGCCGTCGGGCGCCAGAGACGGATCATGCACCGTCGGGAACACGATCTCCACATGCGAGTCCCGCACCGCCAGCCCGTACTGCGCCTGCGCCTGGTGCAGGTCCATCTCGGCGATGAACGGGTTCACCTCCATGATCCCCCGGTGGTACGGCTGCACTCCCCCGGTCGGATGCCCTGTGACATAGGGCAACTCACTCAGCGCCAGGTTGATCTTGATGCTGGTGCCCATACAGCGGTAGGCCTCCACCTGCCGCACGAAGTCGTCGGGCAGGTCGGCGCGGTCGCACAGCGTCAGGAACGTGTGCTTGGGATCGGCGTTCGACAGCACCCGCGTGGCACTGATCTCCTCACCGGACACCAGCCGCACCCCGGTCGCCTGCCCCCCGCGGGTCACAATGCCCGCAACCGCTGCATCGCAACGGATCTCAGCGCCGGCCTCTCGCGCCGCATCGGCCATCACCTCGGTCAGCACGCCCATGCCCCCACGCACGAAACCCCACTGCCGCACCCCGCCGTCGCTCTCCTCGCTGGCGTGGTCGTGCAGCAGCACGAATGCCGTCCCCGGCGTCGACGGCCCCGCCACGCTGTCGTTGATCGCGTGCCAGCCCAGCGCGGCCTTGACGTGTTCGCTCTCGAACCGCTCGGCCAGGATCTGATGCGCGCTGGAGGTGAACAACCGCGCCAGCTGGTCCAGGTGTTTGCGTGCGCGCAGCCCGACCCCACCCAGCCTCGCCAGCCCACGCAGGTCGTCCAGGCTCCTCACCCGCGGGTCGGGTGCCGTCCAGTCGAACACCGGCAGCACCTGCTGGACCATCTCGCTGAGGTCCTCCTCGAACTTCGGCAGCGCCCGCGCGTCAGCCGCCGAGAAGTGCTTGGTCGCCGCGACGTTCTCAGCCATGTCGTCGCCGAGGTAGTAGCTCGCGCCGTCGGGATAGAGGTTCAGCGTCGGGCCCGCCGGGTCGACGAAGATTCCCCGCCGCTCCAGTGTCATGTCCTGCCAGATCGCCTCGCGCAGCATCGACAACACGTAGGCCCCGGTCGACGCTCGGTAGCCCGGCGCGAACTCCTCGGTGTTGCACGCCCCACCGACGAACGGCCGCCGCTCCAGAACCAGCGGCTTGAGCCCAGCGCGCGCCAGGTAGAACGCCGCGACCAGCCCGTTGTGACCGCCACCGATGATGACGGCGTCGTAATGACTCATCTGCCCTCTGTTCTTCGGCGAGCGCTCATCATCGGGGCATCACGGCGCCTTCGCATGCTGGTGCGACGTTCCTGGCATAGAAGGCCAAGTATCCCGATTTCACGTTGGGTTCGCGACGGGTCCAGCGAGAACGCCGCTCTTCCAGCACATCCGCGGGCACGTCCAGGTCCAGGCGGCGTGCACGCAGGTCGATGACGATCCGATCCCCGTCCTGCACCAATCCGATCGGCCCACCGTCGGCCGCCTCCGGCCCGACGTAACCGATCGCCGGACCGTGCGTCGCCCCGGAGAACCTGCCGTCGGTGATCAGCGTGACGCTCTCCGACAGGCCCATCCCCACGACGGCTGATGTCGCACCGAGCATCTCGCGCATCCCCGGCCCGCCTCTGGGCCCCTCGTTGCGGATGATGATCGCTGTGCCCGGGGTGACGTGGCCGCCCAGGATCCCCTCGATCGCGGACTCCTCGTCCTCGAAGACCTTGGCCGTGCCGTCGAAGTTCCACATCGACGGCGCCACACCGGACGCCTTCACCACCGCACCGTCGGGCGCCAGGCTGCCCCTCAGGATGAAGATCGCCCCCTCCGGCGCGATCGGGTTGTCACGGGATGCCAGCAGCTCGGGGTTGAGGTTCTCCGCCGCCGCGGCGATCTCGCCGGTGGTCTGTCCGGACACCGTGATGGTCGACTTGTCGATCAGGTCGCCGAGTTCGGCGAGCACCGCGGGCACTCCGCCCGCCGCGTGCAGCTCGGTCACGCCCCACGGCCCCGACGGCGCGAGCTTCGCCAATGTCGGCGTTTGCCGGCCGATCCGGTCGATGGTGTCGAAGTCCAGCTCGATGCCCGCCTCCTTCGCCATGGCGATGAAGTGCAGCACCAGGTTCGTCGAGCCGGACACCGCCAGCGACACGCGCAGCGCGTTCTCGAACGCCTCCGCGGTGAGGATGTCGCGCGGACGGACGTTGTCGCGCAACAGTTCCACGATGCGCATCCCGGTGTACTTCGCCGCTCGGATCTGGTTGTTGCACCCCGCAGGCAGGGTCCCAGTGTGCGGCAACGACATGCCCAACGCCTCACAGTAGATGCCCGCGGTGTTGCCCGATGTCAGGGTGTCGCCCGCCCCCGGCCCGGGGAACAGCTCGTCCTCCCAGTGCTTGAGCGTCGCCTCGTCGAGCTCGCCGCGCACCACCTCGCCGACGCCGTCGTACACCGTCTCGAGGAACAGCTTCTTGCCGCGGTACACCCCGTACTGCGTGGGGCCCGCGTACAGCAGGATCGCCGGCAGGTTCAGCCGCGCGGCCGCCATCATCATGCCCGGTGTCGGCTTGTCGCCGCCGGTCAGCAGCACCAGCGCATCGACGCCGTGGCCCTCGGCCATCAGCTCGATCGAGTCGGCCACCACGTCGCGGCTCGGCAGCACGTAGCGCATGCTGCGCGCCGCGAACGCCTCGCTGTCGGTGACGTGGAAGGTGTTGAACTCGATGGGCGTTGCGCCGCCCATCCGCACCCCGGTCTTCACCGCGTCGACGAGCGTGCGCAGGTGCGCGTTTTCCGGAGAGAAGTCCTGATACGTGTTGGCGATCAGCACCAGCGGCTGCGCGAGCTCCTCGTCGGTGAACCCGGCGCCCTTGATCCAGGCCCGCTGCAGCGAGCGGTCCGTCCCCTCGAACTGATCCCTACTCCTCAGGTTCTCAGGCATCTCTCTCCCTCTCGATCGCATTAAGCACGGTGGCGGCCACCCTCTCGACCTGCTCGGGTGTAATGACAAGTGGCGGACGGATCTTCAGAACGTCCGAGCACGGACCCGTCGAGCCGATCAGCACGCCGCTTCGGCGGGCGTGGTCGAGCACCCGGCCGGCGTGCGCGGCGTCGCCGAGGTCGACGCCGATCAGCAGGCCGCGGCCTCGGACGTCGCAACCGCTCTCGGTCAAGCGCTGTCGCAGCAGTTCGCCCATGGCGCCGGCGTGCTCGATCAGGTTCTCGTCGGCGATGACGTCGAGTACCGCGGTGGCGGCCACCGCGGCGACGGGCCCGCCGGCGAAGGTGCTGAAGAACTCGGTGCGCTCGGCCAACGCCTCCACATCGGCGCGGCGCGCGATGACCGCGGCCACCGGGAAGCCGTTGCCCATCGGCTTGCCGAGCGTGACGACGTCCGGCGTGATACCCGCACCGACGAACGACCACAAGTGGTCCCCCGCGCGGCCGAAGCCTGCCTGTACCTCGTCGGCGACGACGAGTGCACCGGCCTCATGAGCGGTTGCGGTGAGGGACGCGTGATAGTCGGTGCCCGGCACCAGGATTCCGTCGCTGGTGTAGGTCGGCTCGATGAACACGGCGGCGACCCCGTCCGCCTCCGGCTGCGAGCCCACGGCGAACGTCCGCACGTGCTCCGGCGCCCAGCCGCCACGCCACTGCTCGGGCGACAGGGCCGTCGTCGCCGTCGTCACCCCGTGGTAGGCGAAGTCGGACACCAGTGCGCCGGTCTTCCCGGTGGCGGCCTCGGCGATGCGCCACGCCAGGTCGACGGCCTCGCTGCCCGAGTTCAGGAACAGCACGGTGTCGAGTCCGGCGGGCATCGTCGCGACGAGTCGCTCGGCGAGCTCGATGGCGCGCGGGTGCAGGTAGCGCAGGTTGGTGCTCAGCAGGCGGGCTTGATCGGCGATCGCCGTCGCCACCCGCGGGTGCGCGTGCCCGACGACGGGCACGTTGTTGTAGGCGTCGACGTACTCGCGGCCGTCGGCGTCGTACAGCGTTGCGCCACTTCCCCGTACGGGGGTCAGTGGCTCGGAGTACGTCAGCGGCGCCAGCACTGTGCCGAAGACTCTGTCGCGGCGGGCGCGCAAATTCGTCGGCTTGGGTTGTGGTGTCTCGAGTTCGCGGAGCAGGTTCCACGCGCCGGCGTCCCAGCTGGACAGGTAGTCAGCGACGTCGGGGCGATCGCGGCGGCGCGCTGCCGACAGGCTCAACGTGATCGCGGTGCGCAGCCGCAGCGAGTCGACGAGCACCTCGCGTTCCACGGGTTCCAGCGGGCAGACCGCCGTGTAGCCGTCCAGGAACAGCCCGATGGTCGAGTGCAGGTCGCGCCCGGTGCGAGTCGATGCCACCGACGACAGCGCGGCAGCCACGTCCCAAACCAGAGCGGTGTGCGTCAGATCGCCGAAGTCGAGGACGCCGCAGACGTGGTGGTCGTCGTCGAGCAACAGATTGTCGAGCGTGAGGTCGGTGTGCACGGGTTGCGCGCGTAGTCCGGCCCACCGCGGTGCGACGTCGGTCTCGAATCGGTCGAAGGCCTCGAGCACCAGTGCGCGGCCGGCGGGGTCGGTGATGGCGTTGGCCATCGGACGGACGTCGTGGCGGGATTCGGCGTGCCACGGCAGCCCGCGCCGAGCGGCGGAGTGGAAGAATCCGCGCAGCGCCAGGCCGAGCCGGGCGGCGACGGCACCGAACTCCTTGACGGCAGCGGGTTTGAGCGTCGAGCCGGGCCGGGAGGCCTCGCCGGGTAGCCGGTCGTAGAGCCGGATCAACCGGCCGTGGGACGTCCCGTGCAGGGCGCCGTCGAGCGTCGGCAGCGGGACAGCCATGGGGAGCGTCGGGTCGACGTCGCGGACCCAGACGGCGGCGCTGCCCTCGAGATCCACGTCCGCCTCGGGCGTCGCGGCGTGCGAGATCTTGACGACACGTTGCGCGCCGCCGGCGTCGGCGAGCAGCGCGGTCTGGTCACGCTCGCTGTCGAAGCCGCCGACCACCACGCCGACGATTCCGAACAGTTCGCCTACGGCGGCGGCTATTTGGGCTTCGTCGAGTGCAACGTCGGGATCGGCGAGCAGATCGCCCTGGTTCATCTGTCGAGTTCCGCGCTCCGCGCGGGGAAGTCCATCATGATGCCTTGACTTGCGCCCAGGCCCTGATCCACGCGTCGCGATCCTTCGGCGGGGCGGCAGGAATGGCGTCGTCGAGGTTGAAGAGCGTGTCCAGTGCCGCGTCCTCGCGCACCTCCGGCGTGACCGCCTCGACGATGCCCTCGTTCGAGCCCATGTAGTTCCAGTTCGTCGCCGCCCACACCTGGGCGGGCAGGCTGGTGTACCAGTTGAGCAACGCGTATGCGGCATCCACGTTCTCGGGCTTGATCTTCGGACTGATGCCGTACCCGCAGGTCCACAGCATCTGACCTTCCTTGGCGGTCGCGAACTTCACGTTCAATCCCTCGGACTGCAGGTCCTTCTGAATGTTGGTGTAGCCGCTGGCGATGTCGATCTCGCCGGTCTTGAACAGCGTGATGAGTTCACCCTGATCGGCCCACCAGGTGCGGAAGTTGCCGCGGTTGGAGATGAGGAACTGCTTCACGCTCTCCAACTGCCCGGCGTCGATGTTGAGCGGATCCGTGATACCGGTGGCCAGTGCGCCGATGTCGATCGCGGTGACGGCGTTGTCCTGTAATGAGGCCCGGCTCTTGTACTTCGGGTCGAACAGGTCGTTCCACGAGGTCGGCGGGGCAGTGATCTTGTCCGCGTTGTACATCAGGCCGGCGGTGCCCGCGTCGACCGGCACGACGAAGAACTGGCCGTCGTACGTGACGCCGGGCATCTCCTTCATGGCGGGCCAGATCTTGTCCCAGTTCTCCAGGCGCGAGGTATCCAGCGGCGCATAGACATCCGCCTCGACGGCCTCCAGCGCGGCCTCGTCGACGCAGGTGTTGATGATGTCGGCGGTGAAACCGGACTTGACCTTCGCGATCGCCTCCTCGTTGCTGCCGAACGACGCGGTATCGAGCGTGATGTTCGGGTACTGCTCCTTGAACGACGCCATGTAGTCGGGGTCGTAGCCGTCCTCGTAGGAGAAGAGCCGAATGGTGCCGGTGATCGAGGCGGGGTCACCGGGGTTGGAGCTGCCGGCGCCGACGGGCGTGTCGTCACCGCCGCCGCAGCCTGCGGTGAACAGGGTCAACGCGGCGAGTGCCAGGGCCACCGGCTTCATCATGCGTCGAACCTATTTCGCAGACTCCATATTGTCAACAATCTGCGTTCTCCTCGAGCGGCTCGGGTCCGACGGTTCTGCGAACTACTTGGCTTCGTTGAGCAGCGCGACCAGTAGCCGGCCGGCCTCGAGCACGTGCTCGCTGGCCAGTTGCGCGGCCAGATCCTCGTCGCCGGCGGCGATCGCGTCGACGATCGGCTCGTGCTGGCACATGACCTGATCCAGCGACGGCATGATCTGCTCGTCGAGCCGCAGCAGACCGCGGATGGTCGGCACGTAGCGCTGGAAGACCTCGAGGACGCGACTGTTTCCCGACAGCGCGCAGAGGCCCTGGTGGAAGGCGACGTCTGCGCGAGCGACGGCGGACGCGTCACCGGTGGCGGCGGCGTCGCCGATGCCCTTGACCAGCGCTCGTAACGTGGCGATGGCGGCGGCGTCCTGCTGCTGGGTCACCAGCCGCGCCGCGAGTTCCTCGATCGCGGCGCGCAGGCCGTAGATGTCGGTGACGTCCTTGGCGGTGAGGCTGACGACGAACACGCCGCGGCGGGGTTCCTCGGCGACGAGGCCCTCGGAGCGCAGAATCTTGAACGCCTCACGGACGGGGCCGCGGCTGACCTGGAGCTGCTCGGCGATGTGCGCTTCCTTGAGGTGCTCGCCCTGACGGAAGCCACCGAGGATGATCTGCTCGCGGATCCGGTCGGCGGCGTCCTCGGTCAGCGAGCGCGGCAGCTCGATGGGCCGCAACGTCACAGGATCGGTCATGCCGGAAGAATAGCAATTAATCTTGCTAGCTGTTTTTTGTCAACAATCTGTAGTGTGCACGGTGTGGCGAACATCGCGTTGATCGAGGCGTGGGCCTTGGGCCCCGACGTCGAGCGGTTCCGGTACACCTCCTTCTCCGACGAGGTGTTCACGACGACGACGTTGGTGCGGATCACCGACGCCGATGGCTTCTGGGGTATCGGCGCGTACGACTCCGACACCTTCGGGATGTGGGACCGCATGCCCATCGAGACGTTGCGGCCACTGTTGCCGCGAGTGCTGGGCCGGGACGCGTCCGATCGTGACGGCGTCTATGCGATGGTGTCGGAGGACGGCACGTCGCCGTTCCCGCCCGCAGTGCGGTCGACGATCGACACGGCGTTGTGGGACTTGGCTGCTCGGCGCGCGGGCGTGCCGTTACGGGAGCTGTTGGCGGGCGGGGATTGTGGCTCGTCCCTGCCGGGGTACGCGTCGGTGCCGCTGCTGGACGACGAGACCGCGTATCGGGATGCGCTCGCCGGATTCGTCGAGTCCGGTTACAGCGCAGTCAAACTGCACGCGTGGGGCGTACCGGACCGGGACGCATCGCTACTGTATGGGTTGCGCTCAGCGTTCCCGGAACTGGTGCTGATGTTCGACGCCGAGGGACGCTACGACCGCGAAGGTGCACGCAAGGTGGCGGCGGCGTGCGACACGGTTGGGGCGCGCTGGTTCGAGGCGCCGCTGCCGGACTTCGACCTGGCAGGGTATCGAGAGTTGCGCGACGAATTCGGTTCGGTGCCAGTACTTCCTGCAGGCGATGCCCTCTGGCAGCCGGAACTGCTCGCGAATGTGCTGCGGTTCGAGCCCTTCAGCGCGGTGCGGTTCGACGTGTCGTTCGTGGGCGGGCCGACGCCTTCTGTGCGGTTGTTTCAGGTGGCTGCGGACGCGGGTTTGGACGTCGAATTGATCAGCTACGGCCACAC from Mycolicibacterium sp. YH-1 harbors:
- a CDS encoding mandelate racemase/muconate lactonizing enzyme family protein; protein product: MANIALIEAWALGPDVERFRYTSFSDEVFTTTTLVRITDADGFWGIGAYDSDTFGMWDRMPIETLRPLLPRVLGRDASDRDGVYAMVSEDGTSPFPPAVRSTIDTALWDLAARRAGVPLRELLAGGDCGSSLPGYASVPLLDDETAYRDALAGFVESGYSAVKLHAWGVPDRDASLLYGLRSAFPELVLMFDAEGRYDREGARKVAAACDTVGARWFEAPLPDFDLAGYRELRDEFGSVPVLPAGDALWQPELLANVLRFEPFSAVRFDVSFVGGPTPSVRLFQVAADAGLDVELISYGHTVIQAADLHVALAFGRTTYFEQAVPVEPFEHGVVDVLRTGSDGLVHAPAGPGLGIGLDDEAIDRIAFERLVVGA
- a CDS encoding dihydroxy-acid dehydratase, which codes for MPENLRSRDQFEGTDRSLQRAWIKGAGFTDEELAQPLVLIANTYQDFSPENAHLRTLVDAVKTGVRMGGATPIEFNTFHVTDSEAFAARSMRYVLPSRDVVADSIELMAEGHGVDALVLLTGGDKPTPGMMMAAARLNLPAILLYAGPTQYGVYRGKKLFLETVYDGVGEVVRGELDEATLKHWEDELFPGPGAGDTLTSGNTAGIYCEALGMSLPHTGTLPAGCNNQIRAAKYTGMRIVELLRDNVRPRDILTAEAFENALRVSLAVSGSTNLVLHFIAMAKEAGIELDFDTIDRIGRQTPTLAKLAPSGPWGVTELHAAGGVPAVLAELGDLIDKSTITVSGQTTGEIAAAAENLNPELLASRDNPIAPEGAIFILRGSLAPDGAVVKASGVAPSMWNFDGTAKVFEDEESAIEGILGGHVTPGTAIIIRNEGPRGGPGMREMLGATSAVVGMGLSESVTLITDGRFSGATHGPAIGYVGPEAADGGPIGLVQDGDRIVIDLRARRLDLDVPADVLEERRSRWTRREPNVKSGYLAFYARNVAPACEGAVMPR
- a CDS encoding aminotransferase class III-fold pyridoxal phosphate-dependent enzyme: MNQGDLLADPDVALDEAQIAAAVGELFGIVGVVVGGFDSERDQTALLADAGGAQRVVKISHAATPEADVDLEGSAAVWVRDVDPTLPMAVPLPTLDGALHGTSHGRLIRLYDRLPGEASRPGSTLKPAAVKEFGAVAARLGLALRGFFHSAARRGLPWHAESRHDVRPMANAITDPAGRALVLEAFDRFETDVAPRWAGLRAQPVHTDLTLDNLLLDDDHHVCGVLDFGDLTHTALVWDVAAALSSVASTRTGRDLHSTIGLFLDGYTAVCPLEPVEREVLVDSLRLRTAITLSLSAARRRDRPDVADYLSSWDAGAWNLLRELETPQPKPTNLRARRDRVFGTVLAPLTYSEPLTPVRGSGATLYDADGREYVDAYNNVPVVGHAHPRVATAIADQARLLSTNLRYLHPRAIELAERLVATMPAGLDTVLFLNSGSEAVDLAWRIAEAATGKTGALVSDFAYHGVTTATTALSPEQWRGGWAPEHVRTFAVGSQPEADGVAAVFIEPTYTSDGILVPGTDYHASLTATAHEAGALVVADEVQAGFGRAGDHLWSFVGAGITPDVVTLGKPMGNGFPVAAVIARRADVEALAERTEFFSTFAGGPVAAVAATAVLDVIADENLIEHAGAMGELLRQRLTESGCDVRGRGLLIGVDLGDAAHAGRVLDHARRSGVLIGSTGPCSDVLKIRPPLVITPEQVERVAATVLNAIERERDA
- a CDS encoding NAD(P)/FAD-dependent oxidoreductase, which encodes MSHYDAVIIGGGHNGLVAAFYLARAGLKPLVLERRPFVGGACNTEEFAPGYRASTGAYVLSMLREAIWQDMTLERRGIFVDPAGPTLNLYPDGASYYLGDDMAENVAATKHFSAADARALPKFEEDLSEMVQQVLPVFDWTAPDPRVRSLDDLRGLARLGGVGLRARKHLDQLARLFTSSAHQILAERFESEHVKAALGWHAINDSVAGPSTPGTAFVLLHDHASEESDGGVRQWGFVRGGMGVLTEVMADAAREAGAEIRCDAAVAGIVTRGGQATGVRLVSGEEISATRVLSNADPKHTFLTLCDRADLPDDFVRQVEAYRCMGTSIKINLALSELPYVTGHPTGGVQPYHRGIMEVNPFIAEMDLHQAQAQYGLAVRDSHVEIVFPTVHDPSLAPDGKHIATIDVNSQPFHLRDESWDDIKETRADEVIAQLEAHFPGLSGLIEHRQVLSPLDMERVMGLTGGHALHGDMSPDQLLFMRPVRGWAKYRTPVRGLYLCGAGTHPGGGVTGANGRNAAREVLRDVKRRR
- a CDS encoding GntR family transcriptional regulator, coding for MTDPVTLRPIELPRSLTEDAADRIREQIILGGFRQGEHLKEAHIAEQLQVSRGPVREAFKILRSEGLVAEEPRRGVFVVSLTAKDVTDIYGLRAAIEELAARLVTQQQDAAAIATLRALVKGIGDAAATGDASAVARADVAFHQGLCALSGNSRVLEVFQRYVPTIRGLLRLDEQIMPSLDQVMCQHEPIVDAIAAGDEDLAAQLASEHVLEAGRLLVALLNEAK
- a CDS encoding PotD/PotF family extracellular solute-binding protein, which codes for MMKPVALALAALTLFTAGCGGGDDTPVGAGSSNPGDPASITGTIRLFSYEDGYDPDYMASFKEQYPNITLDTASFGSNEEAIAKVKSGFTADIINTCVDEAALEAVEADVYAPLDTSRLENWDKIWPAMKEMPGVTYDGQFFVVPVDAGTAGLMYNADKITAPPTSWNDLFDPKYKSRASLQDNAVTAIDIGALATGITDPLNIDAGQLESVKQFLISNRGNFRTWWADQGELITLFKTGEIDIASGYTNIQKDLQSEGLNVKFATAKEGQMLWTCGYGISPKIKPENVDAAYALLNWYTSLPAQVWAATNWNYMGSNEGIVEAVTPEVREDAALDTLFNLDDAIPAAPPKDRDAWIRAWAQVKAS